The window GTCCATGGCCAGATCAGAATATTTTAAGCTGGAAGAAAAATCACCCCTCATGGAGCTCGCTATAGACAGTGCGGCATATGTTTTACCGTATTCCACTGGAGCATTCAGATTCTTGTTGATTTCTACTGATTTTTTACCGTACTCAAGCGCCTTCTCCGGATCGAACCAGCAATACGATTCGGCAAGATTGTTATATAACTCACCCTGTAAACGTAAAATATTGAATTTCCTTGCCAGCTCCATAGCATTGAAATATTTTTCAAGGGCATTCTCAAACATAAAATTAAACCGGTAAATATGTCCCTCTATTCTGATCATTTCTGCAAATAGTACGCAATTTGTGTTCTGTTTTCCATATGCAGATTCCATTATATTCATGGCGTCTGAAAATTTGCCGGACAGGAACGTAAGGTCCCCTATCTGATTCTGGGATTTAAGGTAAAGTTCCCTACTCATATTATCCTTATATTTTTCAGAAATTCCCTTGAATGTAGTCAGTGCATCTGAAAATCTGCCCATTACACGCAGTGTATCAGCCCTGTAATATGATATGTAATCTTTATAATTGCCAAATAATGCATTTTCTGAATTTATATTCTCCAGTATTTTAATGCTATTTTCTAGCATTCCGATTCCTCTGAGATATGCAGCATACAGGAATTGAATCCGATCATCTTCCGGGCGCTTTTTAATGATCTGGCCCGAGATATTTCCTACTATATTCCAGTATCCGGCGTCTATGAGGAAAATCGAGAGTTCGATAAATTTTTCACCAGTGCTTATGGATGCTTCAGGTATATATGAGAGGAGATTCATAACATTGGGGTAAAAAACTACAAGTGAATCGTATGGAATGTTATGTTTATTTTCGTTGAGGTAGTTTATCACACCTGAAAAAATTTTATCGATGATCCTGGTTTTCTCACTTATTGTGGGGTTGTTTATAACATATTCATAAAAATTATCATGTACTTTGTATATGCCTTCTATGTCCTCAACCTTAAGAACAAACGAATGGTCTGTTATTTCCTCAAAGTTTGAAAGTGCAACCGGTATATTGAGCTCCTTTACCAGAATTTCGAAGATGTTGAAATTAAAGAAATGGATGTATGATAAAGCAGTGAATAGTGTTCTTTCATCATCTGAAAGGTGTGACAGAAATCTTGGTATAATTTCATTTGTAGGAATTATAAAATCATAACCTGAAATATTGTTATCCTTATTTCGCAAATAAATTTCTACACAGAGGTCAAGATACAGAGGAAGCCCTTTGCTGCTGGATATTATAGATTTTCTGATAGATTCATCTGGAATAGGAACTGATTTGAGGAAATAGTCAGAATCCTGATCACTGAGATAATCCAGTATATGCTGGTCCAGTATTTCATGCCACGAAGGATCTTTCTGCTCCCATTTCAGGTATTCCCTGCTCCCTATAATAAAAAGTGTTCTCTCAGAGGAGAGTAAGAGCTCCTGTATAAATTCATCCGGTTCACTGTTCAATAATTCAAAATCCTGGCGTCTGTATATGGATTCATACGAATCAAGAAATATGGCAAATACAGAATCTTTGCTACGGGATGCTATGGAAATATCTATTCCCAGAAGATGTGGGAGCCTCTCAGATATGGCCTCAGGATTTCTCTGGCATGCATCTATAGCGTCAATTTCATCGTGGTACTCTTTAAACTGTACTGAATATTTCTCCCTGACCCTGATGGCAATTTTGTCTATAAGCCCTACAGGAATATGTATGGCCTCAAGGATATCACCGGTTACATCCCAGAGAACGCTATTTTTGGGTATGAATTCCTTGATCTGGTCGGCAGATTTCCCTATTGAGGATAAGTATTTAACCAGCCCATAGTCGAAAAGGATGCATGGAAACCTTATCTGCTTTCTGAGGCCCAGGAGAACAGCCGATGGTGAATTGTATTCATGTACGTCCATCCCGGCAAAAAGAATAGTTACTGTATGACCGTCTGATTCTCTGTTTCTTTCATCCACAGTGGCCATCAGCTCCGATAAAAGCCTTGATTTTCCGATTCCACCTACACCGTAATACACCAGTGCCTTTCGTTTTATTTTACCACTGGTAATTTCATCAAGCCACATATTGAATACCCTGAATGGCTCTATCCTGTCTGTAAATTTTTTAATCGCCTGCTGGGTTTTTCTTGAAAACTTGCTTTCAGGCATTAGCATCATCACCATTCAATGGACTGTACATTGTATTATAGACCATTTTTCCATATTCCTCATTGCCTTTGCCCGAGTACAGGGCTTCATACACGGCAGCCTCAAGGCCGATATAATGTGCTAAGAGGTGATTTTCCTCTTCTGCAGAAAATAAAAGCTTGCTACCTGTATCGTTACTGATTGTCACTGTAAGTCCGGAGTGGTTCAGCCTGATTCTTGAATCCGTTTCAGGAAATGTGAAATCGGTATATTTAAAGGATGAATTTGAGACCCAGTTTGTAACAGTATGCCCGAAGCCTGCATCTTTATTTGAATCATTGAACTTCATTGATGCGGTTGAAAATAAATCAGAAAAGGTTCCCGCATAACTGTCACCGAAGGTTAATGAATCCAACCTTATACTGTCAAATATAGAATATAGCATGCTCAGAATATTCGATCCGCTATCGACCCAGCTGCCCAGAAGGCTCAATGCCTTATTCTTTAATTCTCCATCGATGAAATATGGATCAGAGAAATAGGAATAAAAGCTACCTATCTTTCCATATTCTTTATGAAGATCTGGGATCGATGTTCTGAACCAGGCTATTTCAGGTGAATATACAAAGTGGAATGCATTAAAAACCAATGCGTGATTTTCACGTGCTTTTTCCAGTAGTTTATTGTATTCTTCCATATTCAGGACGGTTGGCTTTTCAACTACTATGTTCTTTCCATATGATAAAATTTCCATTGCGGTTGTGTAATGGTTATCTGTCGGTGTACAAATGATGCATGTATTTATTTCGGGATCATTAAGGAGGTGTTCAAAAGTTTTATAGAATTTATGGCCGGCAGAGTCAGAGGCATTTATGCTGGTATCATATATTCCGGCGATATTCATTCTATTGTCTTTTAATATTGCCTTTTCCCAGTACTTTCCAATGTAACCATACCCCACGATGGCCATATTTATTTTTTTATTTACTCTGGCTACCATAATTATCATCAATGTCAAGAAACTGGTGTATTCCTTTAAAAATATAAATGTTAAGTCTTAATAAATGTTTGCATGTCGGCAGGATATCTGGGGGAATCAATGAAGATTTCTTGATTTAGCCACCATTTTAATTTACTCATGTAATATTTTATGTGAATATTATCTGGTTATTAGTAATAAAGTTATTATCTAAGCTCAGGGTATTTGTATCGCATTATTATTTTATCATTAAATAGATCAAAAAATTCTTATTTATTTTTGAAGAAGATTAATGCAAATTCACCATCCTTGGTTATGGTCAAACACTTGGACTTATGATTATCTTTTATATATTCCTCAGTAAGAAGACCATTGTCTATGAGTTTTCGTATCCATTTTGAAAATGTACCGTGTTGAAGCTTATGCCTGCCATTATCATTAAAATTATTATGGGATTTATAATAATCAGCTAATTCCTTGTATACCTCTGTAAGTTTTACGCATTTTTCCTGCTCAGATATAGAATTATTAACTATTTCAAGTATTTTTAACAAATATCTATTATTTTGAAGTTCTGTAGGCGCAATACGGGGAATAGTAAATTCAATCGTATTCTTATTTATGTCAATATAATAAGAGAAACCATCTATCCATATAGCCGTTGTAAAGAGGTTTAATGCGAGGACTTTTCTGCCACTGGTTAAATTGAAATAAAAATTAGCCTCTGGATTTTCTTCACGCAATCTGAAGACCTGTTTCATAACATCGTTTAAATCATTTTCAGTTACCTTGATTATTTTAAACTCTATCCCAATCTCTTTTGCCGTATCCTCCAAATTTTTTAAAGCCTTATTTATCTCCTCAAAACTTTTATTTTGATTATTTATTTCTTTATAGTTTTGCTTCTCAACAAATACTATAATCTGGTCAATGCTATAATTCTTTACTGCAACCTTATATGTTTCGACTATATTTCTTCCAGCGGAAAATATATGGAATTGTTTATTTTTATTGGTATTGTTCATTTTCAAATTGTACATCCTTGTTAAATATAAAATTGTTTCCATTTATCGAAATAATTTCCAATTACATTATTATAATTGTCATGGATGTATATATTATGGATAAAGAAAGTGGTAAATCTGAAATGATACACATAGCTATACCGAATGAAGATATGATAAATGGGAATTACGCAATAATAGATGGCATGAATATTGCACTATCCAGAAAAAGCAAAGATAAGGCCATATTGAATAATCTGATGAAAGTTTATAAAAAGCTCCAGGAATCATATGACCATGTTGAAATTATCGCCGATGCCAGTATAAAATATAAGGTTGATGACATTCAATCCCTAACTCAATATGAAAAAAAACAAAAAATCTTTATATGCCCGTCAGGCATAATAGCCGATGACCTTATATTGCATCGGGCATTTTCCCTGTATAATCTCGGAGTTTCAGTTACTATAGTAACAAATGATAATTTTCCTGTCAACCGGTTCTCAATACAATATGAAAACATTAGAAATCTTACGGTCTCTATACTTAATGATAATAGTATATATTTATTGGAAAGGAATATTCCATATCTAAATAATAGGGACAAGAAAACAACAGGATATATAGGAATGGATGATAAAAAAGAGTATAGGGATTTAATGGTGGTGAGTAAAAAACAATGAATTTCAACACTGACGACGAGGTAAGATATTTAAAAGGCTCTGTACATCTATTATTGGTGGGGCAGTCTAAAGGCCATATTAGTAGGGTAATAGAAATATTTGAACCGATACATTTGGATCTGTTCACATCAGCAGAAATGTTAGATCAAGTTACAGAGTTCATCAGTTCGACGAATTCATATAAAGGTTCATATCATATATCTGTAATTCCATCTTTTACAGAATATAGTTTATTTTCAGGTATTTCTATTATTTACTCACGTTATAAAAGCTTAAAATTAAGTTTCCCAGGAATTAGAATCTACTTTGGTATTACTGGCGGGACAAATACTATGGCTGTTGAAATGGCCTTAAGTGCAGTAATGGTAAAAGAACCCATGCATTATATGGTAAAAGCTCAGGGGAGTAAGGATACTACAGATGATGTAATCCTATTCGATAGTGAAGAATTAAACAGAATGATTAAAAATAGTACAATTGGTGGAGGGAGATAAATGGAACGTGGTCAATTTAATGATTATAAAGATATATTATATTATTCAAATTTAGAGCAGGAAAAGTGGAACACAGATGATCAAGCATTTAATGAAACTCCTTATAGCCAGCTGAAAAAATACCTGAGCATACTGACAATTTATTCTAAGATCCTTAAAAGTAAGGCAGACGCCCTAAAATTTCAGTGGAGTCGAACAAATATTCCCGATGGGGAAGCAAAGGAGTTGTTTGCAATACAACTAAACAAGCCAAAACACAATGAAAGTGATAGTAATTATCTGGATAAGGAGGAAATATTACAGCAAATCTCCGAACAGGCCATTACGAAACTGATATCTGATGATCACGAGCAAAAAAAGAGAGAGTATATAGAAATTATCGATGTATACAATGATGAAAATGAAGAATATATAACCCTAATAGTAAATAAATTGCCTAGCAATTCTATAGTTATTCCTGATTTAAGCGATTTGTCCTTGAAAAGGGAATTAGCTGCAATTAAAAAATTAATGGATGCACCTGAGAATTATTTACTTCCATTACTCAGGCTTGCAGGGCAAAAAAGCGATGAATTCTGGTCTGAACCTGAATTGGTAGATGTAAATGAATGGAAAGTTCTAACTGATACAACATTTCCTGGCATAGATGACCAGCGTAAAATGGTCAGGCAGGCCCTATCCACGAATGACTTCGCGATTCTTGAAGGTCCGCCCGGCTCAGGAAAGACTACAGTTCTTTCAGAACTAATATTGCAACTGCTTCTGGCAAAGAAAAGAGTGCTACTCGTAGGATCGACTCACGTCGCAGTTGATAATGTGCTTGAAAAGATAATTAAGTACACGAACATAGCAGTGCCGATTAGAATGGCACACGCAGACCTGGAATTACCACCAGAAATTATGGATTTAACATATTATAAATATATTAAAAGCTTCAAAGCCAGGCTTCTTAAAGAACTATTAAAATTACCGGATAAAAACAATATACAAAAAGAATGGATAAATGAAATACAAACAGATAAAAATGACGCTTTTATAACCCAGCTAATCAATGATAGTATAAATCTGGTCAGTGGCACTACTTATGGCGTTCTTCAATTTCCAGAGATCAAAAATTGCATAAAAAATGGTACCTTTAAACCTCTCTTCGATGTAATGATTATAGATGAAGCCAGCAAAACGAACTTTACAGAATTCCTGGTTCCCGCACTCTTTGCTAAAAAGTGGATTATTTCAGGAGACCCAAAACAACTTTCACCTTACACTGACCAGGATTTCATTGTGAGTGAGATTGATTCGTTGTTGCAGGATGAATATAAAAATAGCACTGTCACTTATCATGATATAGAAAAGGTTTCTTTGCTCGCATTCTGGGCTTACACTACAGTTAAACTTCCGGGAAACAAGCCTCAGAAAAAAGCCCTGCTGATACTTAATGATGCCGACTGGAAATTGGTAAACTTCATATTGGAGCAGATAAAAAAATCTGATAGAAAAATAATAACCCACATTATACCTGAAGTCGTTAATAATGAGGAATTAGAAAAAATTATGGTAAATGGTTCTGATATTATAATAGCAAATTCCAGATTTATACAGAAATACATTGATGCTTTGCCTTACGGTATTACCATATGTGGAAACATGTCATTAGGAGACGAAATAAAACTAATAAATAGATTCCACTTCAAATTTATCAACTTAGAAAATTTACATAATCCGCATCATCTAAAAAATCCACATAATGTGGCGCTCAAGGATGTATACGAAGATGGAAAACTATCTAAGGAAATTGCATGGAGATTAATAAGATATTATGAGATGAGAAAGTCACCTAACAAGGCTTTACTGTACAAGGAGCAAATAAGAGATTTAATTCCAAAATTCTCTGAAGATCTGATTGGTAATAAAAATAAGAAAATTGTGGATGTTGTATGGTATACACTGGATAATCTAAAGAGTGCAATTTTTCCATCAATACTGGATATCCTGATATCAGGAAATTCAAGTATCAATTCATATTATAAAGGTTCAGTCCTCGAGTCCGGGCTTCCAGCAGAATATAAAAAATCTGTATGGACTCTGTTAAGCTATCAGTATAGGATGCATCCGGAAATATCCTACTATCCCAGAAAACTGGTTTATACATCGGAAG of the Ferroplasma sp. genome contains:
- a CDS encoding tetratricopeptide repeat protein translates to MPESKFSRKTQQAIKKFTDRIEPFRVFNMWLDEITSGKIKRKALVYYGVGGIGKSRLLSELMATVDERNRESDGHTVTILFAGMDVHEYNSPSAVLLGLRKQIRFPCILFDYGLVKYLSSIGKSADQIKEFIPKNSVLWDVTGDILEAIHIPVGLIDKIAIRVREKYSVQFKEYHDEIDAIDACQRNPEAISERLPHLLGIDISIASRSKDSVFAIFLDSYESIYRRQDFELLNSEPDEFIQELLLSSERTLFIIGSREYLKWEQKDPSWHEILDQHILDYLSDQDSDYFLKSVPIPDESIRKSIISSSKGLPLYLDLCVEIYLRNKDNNISGYDFIIPTNEIIPRFLSHLSDDERTLFTALSYIHFFNFNIFEILVKELNIPVALSNFEEITDHSFVLKVEDIEGIYKVHDNFYEYVINNPTISEKTRIIDKIFSGVINYLNENKHNIPYDSLVVFYPNVMNLLSYIPEASISTGEKFIELSIFLIDAGYWNIVGNISGQIIKKRPEDDRIQFLYAAYLRGIGMLENSIKILENINSENALFGNYKDYISYYRADTLRVMGRFSDALTTFKGISEKYKDNMSRELYLKSQNQIGDLTFLSGKFSDAMNIMESAYGKQNTNCVLFAEMIRIEGHIYRFNFMFENALEKYFNAMELARKFNILRLQGELYNNLAESYCWFDPEKALEYGKKSVEINKNLNAPVEYGKTYAALSIASSMRGDFSSSLKYSDLAMDTQEQVKYPGGMVYAQGSYCFMYIKTGNMNKFMKHYREMKRIVGNLGAIKYTMLPYYVYLNAPELRDMEKNMQWLDYENTLKTVDAILKR
- a CDS encoding Gfo/Idh/MocA family oxidoreductase, translating into MVARVNKKINMAIVGYGYIGKYWEKAILKDNRMNIAGIYDTSINASDSAGHKFYKTFEHLLNDPEINTCIICTPTDNHYTTAMEILSYGKNIVVEKPTVLNMEEYNKLLEKARENHALVFNAFHFVYSPEIAWFRTSIPDLHKEYGKIGSFYSYFSDPYFIDGELKNKALSLLGSWVDSGSNILSMLYSIFDSIRLDSLTFGDSYAGTFSDLFSTASMKFNDSNKDAGFGHTVTNWVSNSSFKYTDFTFPETDSRIRLNHSGLTVTISNDTGSKLLFSAEEENHLLAHYIGLEAAVYEALYSGKGNEEYGKMVYNTMYSPLNGDDANA
- a CDS encoding DUF6293 family protein; translation: MNNTNKNKQFHIFSAGRNIVETYKVAVKNYSIDQIIVFVEKQNYKEINNQNKSFEEINKALKNLEDTAKEIGIEFKIIKVTENDLNDVMKQVFRLREENPEANFYFNLTSGRKVLALNLFTTAIWIDGFSYYIDINKNTIEFTIPRIAPTELQNNRYLLKILEIVNNSISEQEKCVKLTEVYKELADYYKSHNNFNDNGRHKLQHGTFSKWIRKLIDNGLLTEEYIKDNHKSKCLTITKDGEFALIFFKNK
- a CDS encoding AAA domain-containing protein translates to MERGQFNDYKDILYYSNLEQEKWNTDDQAFNETPYSQLKKYLSILTIYSKILKSKADALKFQWSRTNIPDGEAKELFAIQLNKPKHNESDSNYLDKEEILQQISEQAITKLISDDHEQKKREYIEIIDVYNDENEEYITLIVNKLPSNSIVIPDLSDLSLKRELAAIKKLMDAPENYLLPLLRLAGQKSDEFWSEPELVDVNEWKVLTDTTFPGIDDQRKMVRQALSTNDFAILEGPPGSGKTTVLSELILQLLLAKKRVLLVGSTHVAVDNVLEKIIKYTNIAVPIRMAHADLELPPEIMDLTYYKYIKSFKARLLKELLKLPDKNNIQKEWINEIQTDKNDAFITQLINDSINLVSGTTYGVLQFPEIKNCIKNGTFKPLFDVMIIDEASKTNFTEFLVPALFAKKWIISGDPKQLSPYTDQDFIVSEIDSLLQDEYKNSTVTYHDIEKVSLLAFWAYTTVKLPGNKPQKKALLILNDADWKLVNFILEQIKKSDRKIITHIIPEVVNNEELEKIMVNGSDIIIANSRFIQKYIDALPYGITICGNMSLGDEIKLINRFHFKFINLENLHNPHHLKNPHNVALKDVYEDGKLSKEIAWRLIRYYEMRKSPNKALLYKEQIRDLIPKFSEDLIGNKNKKIVDVVWYTLDNLKSAIFPSILDILISGNSSINSYYKGSVLESGLPAEYKKSVWTLLSYQYRMHPEISYYPRKLVYTSEDGTIMALKDTNKIDRSWNFKKYKQRVVWLHVAGKSMDKMKSKRQNINVQEADRIITELKEFVEFASKGSSEKNVWSVAIMSFYRNQTRELKKRIREYFTGKGSVYYNDKKSVKIFVGNVDAMQGREADIVYLSMVRTGGLGFLDNMNRINVAITRARYQLVIVGNYKTFENFRNEGTLVNKLAKEIKANYDF